TTAAAGCATGACAATCATgcttatcaaaataattatttttcacttgaaaattaagtttaaaaaagtattttatattttaagttttaggttattttaaattacattagttaaattttgatttggtatttaaacttgacatatttttctaatttgataatttggtatccaaatttaatactttttaatttgatacctaaatttgaatcttttcctaatttagtatctaatcttttttgttcaaattgGTTCATGAACTTGTcaaacattttacaaattactccaatataccaataatgttattttttacgAGGTAGCAAAATGATcaatatatgtgatatgtgatgatgatatgttttttttgtattttatatgttcaattatttttagttttatttatttatttattttattaataaaaaataatgaatttcttttaatttgagtttttaaagctcttttttcttatttaatattaatccGTTAAGCATagcttaataattattttttaacatgaatttcctcgatattaacaatattttgtagcataacaaaaaaattaacacgaTTATTGTTTTATGTAatttgtataacatttaataaatttaggtaccaatttaagaataaaatgccaagttcaagtaccaaattgagtCCGACAAaatttaggtactaaattaatatatatatatatatcaaattcagatactaaatattatattaaatcttaaattttaattagtgaTTTGGATTGAgacataatattattaaattatatctaattaaaatatagaaagcAAATCCTAAATCTAGTATATAACGACGAAGCAAAGTAATAATAttctcttaaataaataaatataaaattttacacgTGATGCACGTTGAAGCATATGGTAAGAAATgaggttttttatttaataaatcttattcaattttatgatttttaaaacgaaatgttaattgaaataattaatttactatatcaaattatatctaGTTTTTAATTAGAAATCACAAACTACGGTaccatttaataatttaaaatatttttaattaaatattaaatttgtttcacatgttgtttattttagatataattttgatttaattaagttttatagTTTCATGAGAGTAAAGTTTAAAAGCtcgtattttttataatttttaaaaaattaaattaaaatttatcattttgaggattaaagtgtaattttaatcatttatcaaattaaaatactgTAATATTTAAAAGCTTAAAAGTGAatgttgacactattttttttgtgaaaacggggtcgacttgagttttgaaaaatgaaaacaaaagtgGGAATCGctaccaatcctttttgatgaggtgtgatctaATCACCtcgcaatttaatcattttaataaatagtttgatttattaaaacattatttttcgaTCTGCAAAAATCcagaaaacgagttcgggagtcggttacgctcgaagaaggattagcaccctcgatgcgcccaaaattggtacatagttgattaattagtgtcttggtgtcgaaaattaaaaactcgaaaagaatttaaaaaatacgatccctctttatattgtgttatttcaaaaattactcgaataaaaattttcaaaatttttggtttatccaataagtacagtttattctttaaagtcacttctgttctgctgtctgacagttccgacccttcttcactaaaacttaattatctccttgtacagaattcagatgatatctttgtttgtttctattgaaagtagactctttaaggattttaaacatataaattataactcatatttatttttttacaatttttgatgattttccaaagtcagaacaggggaacccaaaatcattctaacattgtctcacaaaatctattatatctaaTGATTTACATTTCCATTACTTATactatttcttctatgagaaactagactcattaagctttaattccatactttgttcattctctaatttcatttccacaatttatggtgatttttaaagttaacctactctctgtccaaaactgttttagtgcaaaatgttaattactaagtttataacttccttattccctttatctataatatttctcatcactttcacttatttctcttcactaatatatcaagaacataagaatttatataagaaaactccactataacatcttttccatgctatttcaataatatcaaacttaaaaatatattaaaatctcaatgttcttaccttgtcctattgatttcaacctttaacttgattttctctctcttccagctccaatttcttgaatccaacttgatattctagcttcccatagtctccttatcaattttttctcttgggggctatggaaatttcttcgaattctaagtgaaaatggtgaatttttggtgagaggaccaaattgtaaagaaagtaaaactttctttctttccctcttcttctcacgttaatgCATGCAAAAATGGTGGGGATGGTTGCTTTTCATCATTCTTTCCACACATAtgtatactaaataaattaataataataaaataatatcatttaaaaaattaaattaaaatattaatacactaatatttatttattattaatctaaaatatctccaacatcatcattatcttctagatttctctctcttctaattgaccattttgcccttaatgatcttttaaaatttcatcattgagtcatcacttaatttggtaaaattgtgatttagtccctcaaacttcttcacctttttcaatttggtcctaatccatccatttttcttagtttctagatcattccacccttaaaatatttacaccattagtccttcaactttttcttatttacactttaacccctcaaattttgagtatttactattGGGTAGCCAAACTTATACTATTACATTAACAACAATACTTATAACAATTCAGCTAAAACTCAATCCGTAATTAGTAGATAATTATTAAGTGTTAAATATGGGAATATCAAGTGACGGTTTTGTCGGCTATGAAACGAGATTGACGGGCATTTATAGTGTCATGTCTCCACCATGCTTCTATAAAATGGTACTTTCATGTGACTTttaaataagtgaataaataaagtaaaaccaTGAAAGCAACGTCGACCATTTTTATGGTAAGTTGAGAAATGTAATATTTTCGTGatagttttagtttaatatatgtttttcatGTTTGGATTATGGGACGGTAcctaatttgaatttaaatgagatttttcaaaatatttttatttttggatttaattataaaaatattaatattaatataaaattataaatttaattgtttcgttattttttaaataatattacgGGCCTACAATAATATGAGTTTTGGGGGCAAGTTGAGttgggcttaaaatttttatattggcCTCAATCGGATTTAACCTATGGATACCTCTACTTTAGGTAACACTATATATTTCCGCTATTAATATGGCATTTTTAACAATTCTACCCAAtttgaaaaaccctaaaaatatttctctttttctttcttgaagtcgttttcttcttttcctttattttgcCTAGCTACGGTGCCAGCTTTCGGGCTGGCTACCGTCCGCCTCGTTTACTTCATGTGACTCTCTTTTTAGTTTGTAGATCTATTTTGTGAGCTCTCTATTCACTCCAAatgctttatattttttttcaatttgcaGATCTATTTTGTGAGTATCTTCACTATCTTCCCAAGTTGTGATGGACAAATGATGATGTCGTCTTTGAACCTTCACCGATCATCAATGGTTTCTTTTGGAAAGTGAGTTGGTTGTATAAACTCAAACAGTGGCTCTTCATCGACTTCctaatatgtttatgttttgaaataataaatgaattcgTGAGTCAATTTGTACATGTATTAtctttaagttttatatgttttcttatttgtttttcattgtttaataagtcttaactttgaaaaaaatttcaatcttgcTTATACATGTAGTCTAACTTTTGTGTGATTTTAGGAGATTTTCTGGTCGGCCTCTCTAGTTTGATGGATGCTCAATTATTTTGTCGATTCCACCCACCGCTCTGAATCATCTGAGGTTGATTTTCTGATCGTGATAGTTGCTGGCAATCACTCAAATACGTTGTGTGTGAGTTGTGGCAAAGCCAAATATAACGTGTTGTAATGTTCTATTGATGTTAAAGTTGAAGCCTTTGTCGTGTTTATGGAGCTTGTCCTTCACCGCCAACAACAgtgtttgttgtttttttttcttttccccgaaTTGTAAGATCCCATTCATGgaataacttaatgaattttcccttaaaaaaacAATTCTACCCAATTTTCAATGACTTTAATTCTATTCACTTAATCCAAAACAAgagaataataaaaactaattaattaaattactcgattctatcatatatattttcaagtaACATCATATACTCCTCATAGCTCGGCTTCAATAGTTGAACAGATTCCAATCATTTAGGCAAATCTCATCTTCCATCTTCCAAGAATCGTCCCTAATAACACCACCAGATGACGCGCGGCATGACCAATCTCCACCATCCTGCACCCTCCGTGTTCACTTTGGACCATTCCACCTCCGACAACCTCCAACAAGTTTCCCTGCTATGTTTGATGAAACGTTTATCACTACCCTTTGTATGTTGTTTTATCTCCATCACCTTCCCCAAAAAGTGGCGACCTTCAACGTTCAAATGGGAGCCATTAAAAAGAACAATTCTTCCACAAGCACCAGCAAAGACGGTAACAAGGGCAGGGAATGGCAATTTAGCTTGTCTCGACCCTTATCTAATTTCAATTTAGCTTGATTAAAtctgaattaaatttaatttacttagcCCAACAAATTGAAGATTTAGACTCATTTTGAAgctcgattttaaaaaaatcaatcgtATTAAATTAATAGGTCGATTTAATTTACTTAGCCCAACAAATTAAAGATTTAGACTCATTTTGAAgctcgatttaaaaaaaaatcaatcgtATTAAATTAATAGGTCGAAACTCGTTGAATTCGAGGTTTTTTGGGGttgattcaataaaaaaaaacccaagaTTCAGTGTACAATTTAGTCAGTCTAAAACCAAAAAAGATTAGGtgtaaaagcaaaaaaaaagttggAGGGGTAAAAGTCCAAAAAGCCTGATTTCATTGggaaaaactacaaaaataataattatgataaatacaataatttaacGAATGTCAAAATCGAAGGAATTTTTAATGGCATTTGATAAGAAAATGAGTacaatatataaactttttttagaCTTATTTACATGAAGAgaatcttttttctttaattggcTGTACGGAATGGATGTACTTGTTTGGCTTTTTGCTTTATATTtgtcaaagaaattaaaagtgattTGCTGAAAGTCAACCAAATGATAGCATCCGTAAgtatcatcatcattattattaaaaggTTGCTCTTATTTATGATTTAAGAAGAGATGAAAGTAAATTtaaggtgggtttggatggacgattgggtgcggtgtggtgcgtttagcttactttttgtctcacgctacagtatcactaCAGTACTTAATTTCACCGccaccgttgtttttacactaatcgcaggtaaacgcaccgcccatctaaactcacccttagacattgtattaaaaaaacaGTTATGATTAAAaagcaaaatttagaaaatttttaaaaaaaatcaaaagaaatatgaaatgaaagcaaCATAGAGAGATTTGTCAAAAAGAGTAAACAAATTGAAACGAGGCACATAAATCaacttttcaattattaatactagaatttcttttgaaaaataagaaataaattttattattttagagtttATAGATACAAATATAATGCGATCGCAATTAGGATACaaatatgattataaatttgagtaatataatttatatttaaaaagtaataaaatatttgttacgAGGGTAttctcttttatataaaatcaataatcaaaatctaaaataaatctaaagatGGTAAAATTTAAGTCTGTACCACCAAGAtctcaaaatctcaaatttgTCTTTGTAACGAAAGACTCATTCGGTTTGTTTTCACAAACTTTTTATAGTAAATATTGGTGATGAAAGATCAACCCCATTAAAGGAAGTCATCAAAGTATTCTCCACTAGACGTCTTATTAGGATAGACTGTGAAGTACATAACTACCTATCAAGAAAAATGTGAATGTTTGCACTTGATAAGATTCAAGCCCATACCCGACAGCATACAAGGCACCTGTGGGCAACTCAAGTGGTATTCAAGTTGCTTATTCAACTCCTATATGCTAGCTATAGGATATGGGTTCAAACTCCACCAAACATAAAACATGAATTTGCTAATGAATGAAGGCATTCTCCTTTCGTGATCCCGGTAAAGCTCTTGGTGGATGCTGAAGACAAAATCCGAAGATAAAAACAATTGTAGACATCCTAAGTCTAGTACCGAATTTATTAAAGAGccatagataattttttttcataatttgcGAGCCATAAATTTTCGATTCAGTGCATTTTGGGCTGTGAACCAGAAACCCAGAGCTAAAAAGGCTCATTGTAATAACATTGAAGGGCTGCCGATGGACATTTATATATACTTTGAGTAAACTACATTATTtagtaatagtaatagtaaatTCATGTTAAGattgttattgaattattcaaaaattttcatttcaatcactgagattaatgtttaatttgacACCCAAACTAAAAACATCATTTAACCCAATGAATATTTGACACATGTAccttagtaaaaaattataatcacTTAATTGAGATCAAGAAAACTGACagatatcaaattaaacattaaaatcaaactcgagaattaaattgaaaaaactcggcaaattgaacattgaaaccAGAGTCAATTACTAAATAGTATATTAACCCTAATTGTAATGAGAAACGAATTGCTTAAACAAAAAACACAAAtccattaactaaaataaacaaaagggaTCTCTGCATTTCATTCTCTAAAAGTCAAAACAAAACCATAAGTTttcagagtttttttttaaacaacaaAGCCATTTAAAAGTAAACTTTCTAGCTACAGGCTACATATGAACAGAGGAAAGGGGGACCAAAAAGAATGAATACATGAGTGTATATTGAACTTTTTTATAACTAGAAAAAAGTCCTAACCTTTGTCGAGCCTGGCCGGTGTGTGAAATGTCTGATCAAAAGATAACAAGACATGAGCGATTACAGCTGAAAAACCAAAACAATTAGAGATGGAAACACGAATATAGATATTGCTGGTCAGTATGAAACCAGGCGTTTAATCGATGTAGTCAAATCTAAAACGACGTAGAAAATGTCTTCAAAACATTGCTTGACTACTTTTCTTGACTGTTAGGGACGTAAATGCAGCGGCCCAATCTTGTTTAGTAGATTCAGGCACTAAATCGTTCCCGAGGAAGGGAGTCCAGGAGTCTGAACAGGCATCAGTTAAAAACCAATCGACTTTCTCCGGAACGTTAATGAAATCAAAGTTCAACGGCTTCTGTTTTTTAGCAGACTTCTTCTGTTTTTGGCCAGGAGAGTTTCCTGTAGACTGCAAAAGACACAATTCAAGCATTCACCGAATGCCAGGGGATTAAGAAGTGAAGCATCGGGTTTTAAATATTCAGCTTTTCAACTAACATGGCTCTTTATTTCTGACTTACAGGTACTTCACTGCCAGGAAGCTCAGTTCCCTTCTTCCGTTTAGGTGGGGGAGATCCGTTTTCTAGAAAGTAAAGCACTTCTTTCTTGGATCTGAATTTTCGGCCTGACGTTGGATCAACATAATACTGCATGAAAAAGGTTATCATGTATGTTTATATTATCACCGCAGAGCCAATCCTCTCGAAAACACGAGCAACATAAATCCAAGTACACAAGAAACATATTGTTGATGCAAGAGAATAACCATATCTTGACTAAAACACACCCTAACCGAAATGAAATTTCCAATGTTTCATAGGTTTCTATAACTCTCTAAAGCAAAATACTAGTCGCCGGACAACGAAACATTCTCTCGAGTCAAATCCAATCTTATGGACCAACTTGTACTAAGACATTCATTCACCGGACTGTCGCAATACATCTCGTTTCCACAATAGAACGAAGATGAAAGCTCGTACATGTGTTTATGCAAACTGAGTTTTAGCTTCTCAAGATGCAGCAATGTTTCTATAACTCTCTAAAGCAAAATACTAGTTGCCGGACTACAAAACATTCTCAAGAGTCAAATCCAATTTTATGGACCAGCTTCAACTGAGACATTCATACCCCAGACTTTCGCAATGCATCTCGTTTCCGTGATAGAACAAAGATGAAAGCTCGTACATGTGTTAATGAAAACCAAGTTTTAGCTTCTCAATATGCAGCAATGTTTCTATAACTCTCTAAAGCAAAATACTAGTCGCCAGACAACAAAACATTTTCTCAAGTCAATTCGATTTTATGGACCAACTTTGACCGAGACATTCATTCGCCATACTTTCGCAATGCATCTTGTTTCCACGATAGAACAGAGATGAAAGCTAGGTCTTGTGTTTATGCAGACCCGAGTTTTAGCTTCTCAATATGCAGCAATGTTTCTACAACTCTCTAAAGCAAAATACTAGTCGCCGGACAACAAAACTTTCTCTAGAGTCAAATCCGATTTTATGGACCAACTTGTACCGAGACATTCATTCACCGGACTTTCGCAATGCATCTCGTATCAGAGATAGAACGGAGATGAAAGCTCGGTCGCGTGTCTACGCAAACCCGAGTTTTAGCTTCTCAATATGCAGCCAGGATTAAAATCTACGCCAATCAATT
The nucleotide sequence above comes from Gossypium raimondii isolate GPD5lz chromosome 13, ASM2569854v1, whole genome shotgun sequence. Encoded proteins:
- the LOC105782196 gene encoding methyl-CpG-binding domain-containing protein 5, translating into MSDPVQTSPADLPSDPLLKPGAFIDVNGQGKPAEPTKSRNGLIPNGSQPETPSRGSVNSSSSADSKVKRRVVAPETWLPPGWLIEDRVRTSGATAGLVDKYYVDPTSGRKFRSKKEVLYFLENGSPPPKRKKGTELPGSEVPSTGNSPGQKQKKSAKKQKPLNFDFINVPEKVDWFLTDACSDSWTPFLGNDLVPESTKQDWAAAFTSLTVKKSSQAMF